Proteins co-encoded in one Methylobacterium sp. WL1 genomic window:
- a CDS encoding GNAT family protein, translating to MTDHRLNAFDQPIGPDLPDWTPRPRPPRTPMEGRTCRVVPLDAEAHAAGLFAAYSAAPDVRGWTYLPDEMPESEAAFRARLDARAASEDPLFHAVLDRATGAPLGITAYLRIDPGNGVIEVGHLHFGPSLQRSPASTEAMALMVARAFDDLGYRRYEWKCDSLNAPSRAAALRLGFTFEGLFRNAVVVKGRSRDTAWFSITDAEWPRIRAGFAAWLDPANFDAEGRQRRGLAELRTGTG from the coding sequence ATGACTGACCACCGCCTCAACGCCTTCGACCAGCCGATCGGCCCCGACCTTCCGGACTGGACCCCGCGTCCGCGCCCGCCGCGGACACCCATGGAGGGCCGGACTTGCCGTGTCGTGCCGCTGGATGCCGAAGCGCATGCCGCGGGGTTGTTCGCCGCCTACAGCGCGGCCCCGGACGTCCGCGGTTGGACCTACCTGCCCGACGAGATGCCCGAGAGTGAAGCGGCGTTTCGCGCACGGCTCGATGCGAGAGCGGCGAGCGAGGACCCGCTGTTCCACGCCGTCCTCGACCGGGCGACCGGAGCGCCGCTGGGGATCACCGCCTACCTGCGGATCGATCCGGGCAACGGCGTCATCGAGGTCGGCCATCTGCATTTCGGCCCGAGCCTTCAGCGTTCTCCCGCGTCCACCGAGGCGATGGCGCTGATGGTGGCCCGGGCCTTCGACGACCTCGGCTACCGGCGCTACGAGTGGAAATGCGACAGCCTCAATGCCCCGTCCCGGGCGGCTGCGCTCCGCCTGGGCTTCACCTTCGAGGGCCTCTTCCGCAACGCGGTCGTCGTGAAGGGCCGCTCCCGCGACACGGCGTGGTTCTCGATCACCGATGCCGAGTGGCCGCGCATCCGCGCCGGCTTCGCGGCGTGGCTCGACCCGGCGAACTTCGACGCCGAGGGCCGGCAGCGCCGCGGGCTGGCGGAGCTGCGCACCGGCACCGGCTGA
- a CDS encoding FMN-binding negative transcriptional regulator, which yields MYQPPHFRDDTRTAQHGLIRTYPLGLLITGGADGLIANLIPFLLDETGAHGTLRAHLARANPQWQALAEAQDCLVVFQGPQGYVTPDWYASKREHGRVVPTWNYATVHVWGRARVIEDADWLRRQIVDLTALREAPRAAPWAVDDAPAPFVAAQMRAIVGIEIPISRIEGKWKMSQNRSEADRAGVIAGMRADGEAALAEIVAERSGS from the coding sequence ATGTACCAGCCGCCACACTTCCGGGATGACACGCGCACGGCGCAGCACGGGCTGATCCGGACCTATCCGCTCGGCCTGCTGATCACCGGCGGCGCGGACGGCCTGATCGCCAACCTGATCCCGTTCCTGCTGGACGAGACGGGCGCGCACGGCACCTTGCGCGCCCATCTCGCCCGCGCCAACCCGCAATGGCAGGCGCTCGCCGAGGCGCAGGACTGCCTCGTCGTGTTCCAAGGACCACAGGGCTACGTCACCCCGGACTGGTACGCGAGCAAGCGGGAACACGGGCGGGTGGTGCCGACCTGGAATTACGCCACGGTCCACGTCTGGGGGCGGGCGCGGGTGATTGAGGATGCGGACTGGCTCCGGCGCCAGATCGTCGACCTCACCGCCCTGCGCGAGGCGCCGCGCGCCGCGCCCTGGGCGGTGGACGACGCGCCCGCGCCGTTCGTAGCGGCCCAGATGAGGGCCATCGTCGGCATCGAGATTCCGATCAGCCGCATCGAGGGGAAATGGAAGATGAGCCAGAACAGATCGGAGGCCGATCGGGCCGGGGTGATCGCCGGGATGCGGGCGGATGGCGAGGCCGCCCTGGCGGAGATCGTCGCCGAGCGGAGCGGATCATGA
- a CDS encoding alpha/beta hydrolase, translating into MPDPEILFCLHFLGGSARTWEPVSRALGGTPACLPVDLPGFGDAAAGTGFSVDAMADHVAAAIRARAPKRFAIAGHSMGAKVALALARRSEDGEPGLDGLTDLILVSGSPPSPEPIPEDRRSKMIAWIDADPETRLREAQAFVSENVGSPLDPETGARAVADVLQAAPAAWKAWLESGSREDLCRRIGVLRTPALILAGSEDADLGADAQRALMAPHLAHHRVVTVDGVGHLLPLERPGEMADRLRDHWRDRPNAEATRVAPVPSAYAALIASERVNSRLRGALETRGERDDPAYAPQALDPVELAILRAACGRVLPEIAVDLAARLDARLASGAGDGWRFVALPPDPEAYRAGLRTLDAASRAAHGRPFVALEARDQDALLTLAERADLAVPDSLGGRLDGDRMRFWFEDLRADAVRLWLAHPAALARVGFSGIGAGGDRPGPIADGLPGFHEVGLDRAESWEIRPAQGEMV; encoded by the coding sequence ATGCCCGATCCTGAAATCCTCTTCTGCCTCCATTTCCTGGGCGGCAGCGCCCGCACCTGGGAGCCCGTCTCGCGCGCGCTGGGCGGAACGCCGGCCTGCTTGCCCGTGGATCTGCCGGGCTTCGGCGACGCCGCCGCGGGGACGGGATTTTCCGTTGATGCGATGGCGGACCATGTGGCGGCGGCGATCCGCGCCCGGGCGCCGAAGCGTTTCGCGATCGCCGGCCACAGCATGGGCGCGAAGGTCGCGCTCGCCCTGGCGCGCCGATCCGAGGATGGAGAGCCGGGCCTGGACGGTCTCACGGACCTGATCCTGGTCTCGGGCTCGCCGCCGAGCCCGGAACCGATTCCCGAGGATCGCCGGTCCAAGATGATCGCCTGGATCGATGCCGATCCGGAGACGCGGCTGCGCGAGGCGCAGGCTTTCGTCTCGGAGAATGTCGGCAGCCCCTTGGACCCGGAGACCGGGGCGCGTGCGGTCGCCGACGTGTTGCAGGCGGCCCCCGCGGCCTGGAAGGCTTGGCTCGAATCGGGTTCGCGCGAGGATCTGTGCCGCCGGATCGGTGTCCTGCGCACCCCGGCGCTGATCCTGGCCGGATCCGAAGATGCCGATCTCGGCGCCGATGCGCAGCGGGCGCTGATGGCGCCGCATCTCGCCCACCATCGCGTCGTCACCGTGGACGGCGTCGGCCATCTTCTGCCGTTGGAGCGTCCCGGGGAGATGGCGGATCGCCTGCGCGATCACTGGCGCGACCGCCCGAACGCCGAGGCGACGCGGGTTGCTCCGGTACCGTCGGCCTACGCAGCGCTGATCGCGTCCGAGCGGGTCAACAGCCGCCTGCGCGGCGCCCTGGAAACACGTGGGGAGCGCGACGACCCCGCCTATGCCCCTCAGGCCCTCGACCCGGTGGAACTCGCGATCCTGCGCGCCGCCTGCGGTCGTGTGTTGCCGGAGATCGCCGTCGACCTCGCCGCCCGGCTCGATGCGCGTCTGGCGTCCGGGGCGGGCGACGGCTGGCGGTTCGTGGCCCTGCCGCCGGATCCGGAGGCGTATCGCGCCGGTCTGCGCACCCTCGACGCCGCCTCGCGCGCCGCCCACGGCCGTCCGTTCGTCGCCCTGGAGGCACGAGACCAAGACGCGTTGCTGACGTTGGCCGAGCGCGCCGATCTGGCGGTGCCGGACTCCCTCGGCGGCCGGCTGGACGGCGACCGGATGCGTTTCTGGTTCGAGGACCTGCGCGCCGACGCGGTGCGCCTGTGGCTCGCCCATCCGGCGGCCCTGGCCCGTGTTGGCTTTTCGGGGATCGGTGCCGGCGGCGACCGGCCGGGCCCGATCGCAGACGGGTTGCCGGGCTTCCACGAGGTCGGGCTCGATCGGGCGGAATCCTGGGAAATCCGGCCCGCGCAAGGGGAGATGGTCTGA
- a CDS encoding GNAT family N-acetyltransferase, translating to MSKIDLAWRVEEACLNAWPSPRQLLVHGYLLRAAGGTSKRQNSMNPMRGSGRPELAIRAGEAVYAALGRRAIFRIPGIAPQMEPLLSGGPYAVVDETCTLFRELDGFCDEPDPAVTLARNPDAAWLALRDAMNRADPAAAQAFRTTVEALILPRAFAAVANEGEIGGEIGALAFGVCDGDLLVIESVATPERLRGRGHARRAVGALLRWARSQGARAACLQVVAANTPARSLYRGLGFERELYRYHYRVGPEPA from the coding sequence ATGTCGAAGATCGATCTGGCCTGGCGGGTCGAGGAGGCCTGCCTCAACGCCTGGCCGAGCCCGCGCCAGCTCCTGGTTCACGGCTATCTGCTGCGCGCAGCCGGCGGCACCTCGAAGCGGCAGAACTCCATGAATCCGATGCGCGGCAGCGGCCGGCCCGAGCTGGCGATCCGGGCCGGAGAGGCCGTCTACGCCGCGCTCGGACGCCGGGCGATCTTCCGGATTCCGGGGATCGCGCCGCAGATGGAGCCGCTGCTGTCAGGCGGCCCTTACGCCGTCGTCGACGAGACCTGCACGCTGTTCCGGGAACTCGACGGATTCTGTGACGAGCCGGACCCGGCGGTCACGCTCGCGCGCAATCCCGATGCTGCTTGGCTGGCCCTCCGGGACGCCATGAACCGGGCGGATCCCGCCGCCGCCCAGGCTTTTCGCACCACCGTCGAGGCGCTGATCCTCCCTCGGGCCTTCGCGGCCGTGGCGAACGAGGGCGAGATCGGGGGTGAGATCGGGGCCTTGGCCTTCGGCGTGTGCGACGGCGACCTTCTGGTGATCGAGTCCGTGGCGACCCCCGAGAGGCTGCGGGGACGGGGCCATGCCCGGCGGGCCGTGGGCGCGCTGCTGCGCTGGGCCCGCTCGCAGGGCGCCCGCGCGGCCTGTCTGCAGGTGGTGGCGGCCAACACGCCGGCCCGATCACTGTACCGCGGGCTGGGATTCGAGCGGGAGCTGTACCGGTATCACTACCGGGTCGGGCCGGAGCCGGCCTGA
- a CDS encoding GMC family oxidoreductase, translating to MNLDGMRTYRTDETVDAVIVGTGAGGAPLLARLAAAGLKVVALEAGPNFTPEQFAFDETLADEIYWTEERLSGGSTPEAFGANNSGTGVGGSTLHWGAFVPRADARDLRLHTESGEGVDWPLDYDELVPFYERVERFIGVSGPQSYPWDPDRRYPLPPVPRNGPAQIMAGACDTLGIRWADAPAAVVSRDFESEGGPRRNACINCGFCHQGCRNGAKTSMDVTYLPLAVTHGAEIRAGAFVHGLERGVDGRVTAAVYTQDGQVRRQSCGAVFLCAGAVETPRLLLHLGLANSSDQVGRNYMGHVATQVWGTFANEVRMNRGYPSSLITEDFIRAGADFAGGYLIQSLGVVPLTFGNAVARGRGLWGKPLLDYLDRYNHLAGIGINGETLPCDANVLTLSDETDARGMRKAQISFGYSRNEERLNAHATKVMCDLWEAAGAEDIWVMERVAHTIGTCRMGRDGSSAVVDPVGRSFDIDNLWICDGSTFPSSLAANPALTIMALSLRTAEAFLAAGR from the coding sequence ATGAACCTCGACGGGATGCGGACCTACCGCACGGATGAGACCGTCGATGCGGTCATCGTCGGGACCGGTGCGGGCGGCGCGCCGCTCCTCGCCCGGCTGGCTGCGGCAGGCCTCAAGGTCGTGGCCCTGGAGGCCGGACCCAACTTCACCCCCGAGCAGTTCGCCTTCGACGAGACGCTGGCCGACGAGATCTACTGGACCGAGGAGCGTCTCAGCGGCGGTTCCACGCCGGAGGCGTTCGGGGCCAACAACAGCGGCACCGGCGTCGGCGGCTCGACGCTCCATTGGGGCGCCTTCGTGCCCCGGGCCGATGCCCGCGACCTCCGGCTTCACACCGAGAGCGGCGAGGGCGTCGACTGGCCGCTCGACTACGACGAGCTGGTGCCGTTCTACGAACGGGTCGAGCGCTTCATCGGCGTCTCGGGGCCGCAATCGTATCCCTGGGATCCCGACCGGCGCTATCCGCTGCCCCCGGTGCCGCGCAACGGCCCGGCACAGATCATGGCCGGAGCCTGCGATACGCTGGGGATCCGCTGGGCCGACGCGCCTGCGGCGGTGGTCTCGCGCGACTTCGAATCCGAGGGCGGACCCCGGCGCAACGCCTGCATCAATTGCGGCTTCTGCCACCAGGGCTGCCGCAACGGCGCCAAGACCAGCATGGATGTCACCTACCTGCCCCTGGCCGTCACGCACGGGGCGGAGATCAGGGCGGGTGCCTTCGTGCATGGACTCGAGCGCGGCGTCGATGGCCGGGTCACCGCAGCGGTCTACACGCAGGACGGTCAGGTACGGCGCCAAAGCTGCGGGGCGGTGTTCCTCTGTGCCGGTGCCGTCGAGACGCCGCGGCTGCTGCTGCATCTCGGGCTTGCCAACTCCAGCGATCAGGTCGGCCGCAACTACATGGGCCACGTCGCCACCCAGGTCTGGGGCACCTTCGCCAACGAGGTGCGGATGAACCGCGGCTACCCCTCGTCGCTGATCACGGAGGACTTCATCCGGGCCGGTGCCGACTTCGCCGGCGGCTACCTGATCCAGAGCCTCGGTGTGGTGCCGCTGACCTTCGGCAACGCGGTGGCGCGCGGCCGCGGATTGTGGGGCAAGCCGCTGCTGGATTACCTCGACCGCTACAACCACCTCGCCGGCATCGGCATCAACGGCGAGACGCTGCCCTGCGACGCGAACGTGCTGACCCTGTCCGACGAGACCGACGCGCGCGGGATGCGCAAGGCGCAGATCAGCTTCGGCTACAGTCGCAACGAGGAACGCCTCAACGCGCACGCCACCAAGGTGATGTGCGACCTCTGGGAGGCGGCCGGGGCCGAGGACATCTGGGTGATGGAGCGCGTCGCCCACACGATCGGCACCTGCCGGATGGGGCGCGACGGGTCGAGCGCCGTGGTCGATCCGGTCGGCCGCAGCTTCGACATCGACAACCTCTGGATCTGCGACGGCTCGACCTTCCCGAGTTCCCTCGCCGCGAACCCGGCCTTGACCATCATGGCCCTGAGCTTGCGCACCGCGGAGGCGTTCTTGGCCGCCGGACGCTGA